In Pirellula sp. SH-Sr6A, the DNA window CCGGAGTTCTTGAAGGGAAGCCTGTTCAGTGGGTGCGTTCTACGGACGAAGAGCTTCAAAAGGCCGAGGCGCTTTGCGCATCGCTGGGAATCAAGCCCTCGGGTGAAGCTCCATTCACAGGAACGATTTCGGAACTCAATGATGCACTCATGTTTCTCGAAAATCTGGAACTGCATCGAAAGGAAATCGAAGTGCTCTGGGACAACAAGAGTGCCAAGGCCCCGAAGTTCATCGGTTCTATCAGCGCTTCCCAGCTTCGTATCGACGTCTCCTCCAAACGGAATTGGTTCGGGATCGGGGGCGAATGCCAGGTCGGGGATGAAAACCTGACGCTGCAGCGCCTCCTGGAGAAGCTCGATGGAACCACCAACCCGCTCCTTGGCGACTACACACAGATCGGAGAAGGGGAATGGGTCCGCATCGAACAAAGCCTCCGTGAGAATCTGCTCCAACTCAAAGGCGCATGCCATACCGATCGCAAATCCCTGATCATGGACGGTTCTGCGGCCCCGGTTCTCGAATCATTGGATGGCATGGGGATCCAACTGAAGGCAACCAAAGCTTGGCAGGAATGCATGCAGAAGATGCTGCGAGCCCAACAGCTTGATCCTCCCTTGCCTGACGGATTCTCAACATTGATGCGAGATTACCAAACCGAGGGCTTCAAGTGGATGAGTCGCCTCGCGGAATGGGGGATCGGCGGAGTACTGGCCGACGATATGGGACTGGGAAAAACAATCCAAACGCTCGCCGTTCTCGCTTCGCGCGCGGCGGAAGGTCCGACGTTGGTCCTGGCCCCGACCTCCGTCGGATTCAATTGGATTCGGGAAACCAAACGGTTCGCCCCATCCCTGACTCCCATCATGTATCGAGAATCGGATCGACGCGAGCTTCTCGAAAATTTAAAGCATGGGGATCTCGTCGTGAGCAGCTATGCCATCGCGCTGCGCGATGGCTCCGAACTGGCGAAGGTCCAGTGGGGAACGTTGGTGATGGATGAAGCCCAGGCGATTAAAAACGCGCGAAGCAAAACGTCTCAAACCGTATCGACCTTGAACGCGAAATGGACGATTGCACTCACCGGAACCCCGATGGAAAACCATCTTGGAGAGCTTTGGAGCCTGTTCAGCGTCGTCGCACCAGGTGTTCTGGGCGGCTGGGAATCGTTCCGCACCAAATACGCTGCTCCGATTGAAAAGAATGGGTGCGAACGCTCGAAACGATTGCTCGCCGATCGTCTCAAACCCTTTATTCTGAGGCGAACCAAAGAACAGGTTCTCCAAGAGTTGCCACCCAGGACGGAGTCGGTACTGTACGTCGACCTGAGCCCTGCGGAACGATCGCAGTATGAGTTGGTGCGTCGAACCGCAATCGGAGAACTGCAAAACCTGGTGACCCTTCCCGATCAAAAGGATCAGCGGTTCAAAATCCTCTCGTTGCTTACCCGACTTCGCCAGTTCGCCTGCCATCCTGGTATCGTGAACAAGAAATGGGATCGTTCTTCGGCCAAACTGGACCAACTCTGCGAGACGCTCACCAATTTGCGAGAAGAAGGTCACCGTGCACTCGTCTTTAGCCAATTCACCGAACACCTTGGCCTCATCCGCAAAGCGCTCGACGAGCAAGGCATTTCGTACGAATACCTTGACGGTTCGACTCCCGCCGCCGAACGGCAACGTCTCGTGGATGCCTTCCAAAACGGTAATAGCACGGCCTTTTTGATCTCCCTCAAAGCTGGGGGGACAGGTCTCAATCTGACGGCTGCCGACTACGTCATTCACATGGATCCATGGTGGAACCCAGCGGTCGAGGATCAAGCGACGGATCGGGCGCATCGATTCGGACAAGACAAACCGGTCATGGTCTATCGCATCGTCGCAAAGGATACGATCGAAGAAGAAATCCTCGCGATGCACGACACCAAAAGAGACTTGGTCGAAAGCGTTCTTGACGGTACTGGGGCTGCAGGCAAACTCTCCACCCAAGACCTCGTATCCCTGATCCAAGGGAATGGATGACCGAACCTCGATGGAGCCAATCGATCACCAAAACGTCCTCGTTCTGAATGTGGGGAGCACCTCGCTCAAATATGCGGTCGTCGAGCCGCTATCGGGTAATAAAACGCAACGAGGACTGGTCGACCGGATCGGTCAGCAGGATGGAGAAGCTCCGAATTACGAGGCAGCCATCGAACAGATGTTAGCTCAAGTCGATTTCCGATCCATTGGCTCGATCGGGCATCGCGTAGTGCACGGGGGCTCTTTCTTCCCTGCTACAACGCGCGTCACCTCCGACGCCATCGCGGCATTACGACTCCTGGATCCTCTTGCTCCGCTCCACAACCCTCCGGCTAGGCAAGTCATCGAGTGGATGTGGAATCGATTTCCATCTCTACCTGCGGCAATGGTCTTCGATACCGCTTACTTTGCAAAGCTTCCAGAGATGGCGACTCGCTACGCCGTCCCAGACAATTGGTACCGCGAATACGGAATTCGACGCTACGGAGCGCATGGCACATCGCATGAGTTCGCGATCCAACGCGCGCTAGAAACGATGCAGAGGGAGCTCCCTACGGCGATAGGCCCTCGCCGTATCCTTTCGTTGCACCTAGGTGGCGGCTCGAGCATTACCGCGTCGCTGGATGGCGTTCCTATCGATACCTCGATGGGTTTTACTCCGCTGGAAGGGATCGCGATGGGGACCCGAAGCGGGGACATCGATCCCGGCGCGATCTTCTACATGCAGAGGCAACCAGGCTGGAATCCTGACAAGGTCGAGTCGGCACTTCTTCGCGACAGCGGCATGCGAGGACTCTGCGGAGACTCGGACATGCGAACGATCGAAGCGCGCGCAGATGCGGGCGATCCCAACGCGACCCTGGCTATCGACCACTATGTCCGCCGCATTCAAAAGTGCATGGGGGGATATGCCGTGCTGATGGGAGGGATCGATGCGATCGTCTTCACGGCGGGCATCGGTGAGAACTCTCCCCGCATTCGCCGCTCGGTCATGGATCGGTTTCGGTGGCTTGGGTTCGAGCTGGACGAGAAACAGAATGTTGCACCGAACTGGCGAGAAGGAATTGCTAGATTGACCCCTCGAAATCGGTCGCAATCGGTGTTTGCCATTCGCACCGACGAAGAATGGGCGATCGGCCGCAGTGCGATGTCTGTTGGTCGCGTTACCTAAATCTCCCAGACATTCCTGCGATGAAGTAGTGGAACCATGGTGCTGTGGCGATCCGACTATCGATCGATGGGTGAGGGCTAAGTCCTCGGAGATCTCATTCGATTCGCCAATAAAAAAACCTCAGCCGTTTGCAAAGCAAACGGCTGAGGTTGGAATTTGCTAATTCGACCTTCGATGGAGTTAGTCGAGGAAGCCGACGAGTTCTTGCGAACGGCTGGGCTGTTGCAACTTGCGAACCGCTTTGGCTTCAATTTGACGGATACGTTCTCGCGTCACTTTGAAGATGTGTCCGACTTCTTCGAGCGTGTAGCTGTAGCCATCGCCTAGACCGTATCGAAGCTTGATGATCTCGCGTTCACGGTAACTCAGGGTCTTGAGGACCGAGTTGATTCGCAATCGCAACATCTCTTGCCCCGCGCCGATCGCTGGGCTTTCGGCTGTGCCGTCTGGGAGCAAGTCCCCGAATTGGCTGTCTTCGCTATTGCCAACCGGTCGATCGAGCGAAATGGGGTATCGGCTCATCGCCAACACACGTCGCGCTTCTTCGATCGTTGTTTCGGCCCGTCGTGCTGTTTCTTCGAGGGTCGGTTCGCGGCCAAGCTCCTGCAGCAATTGGCGGGAAACATTGCGAACGCGGGACATGGTTTCCACCATGTGAACCGGAATTCGAATGGTTCGGCTTTGATCCGCTACGGCGCGCGTGATCGCCTGCCGGATCCACCAAGTCGCATACGTACAGAACTTAAAGCCCCGTCGATACTCGAACTTGTCCACCGCTCGCATCAAACCTGCGTTTCCTTCTTGGATCAGATCCAAGAAGCTGAGACCGCGGTTTCGATACTTCTTCGCGATAGAGACGACGAGCCGCAGATTGCCTTCGCTAAGCTGCTTCTTCGCTCGCTGGTACTCGGTGAAGACCTTTTTCACCATCGCGACGCGGTTGCGAAGCGAGGATGGAGTCTCCTGGGTTGCAACCAAAATCTGGCGGTACTCTCGCTTCAGCTGCGCCACCTGAGAAGGTGCCACTTGGTGCGATTTGAGGGTCGCCAAATCATGGAGGATTTCATCGACGCGTTGGCTCAAACGTTCGAGAACGCTGATCATCGCTTCGATGCGCTGCGTGCGCAGCCCTAGTTCTTCAATAAGACGGACCGCTTTCCGCCGGCGTCTCGCCAGGGATTGCCAAGCCTCCAAACGCTTCCTTTCCGGAACACTCTTGCTCAGAGCATTGCGGTAATCGCGACGGTTCCTCTTGAGAAGGACATCGAGCGTTTTAAGGTTGTGCGGCAACCGTCCCAAAATCTGGTCTTTTTCAAGCCGGTCGGTGACCGAGACTTGGACCGTGCGATCGAATGGCAGTTCGCCAGTATGAACACGCTTGAGAATCTTGAAGGCATACTGGACCACATAATCGCACTCGAGCAGCTTGGTGCGGAATCGTCGTCGGGTGACTTCGATTTTCTTCGCCAGCCGGATCTCTTCTTGACGGGTCAACAACGGGATCTCTCCCATCTGCGTCAAATACATCCGAACCGGGTCGTCCGACCAAGTTTCGATTTCGTCCATTCCGGAGAGCAAATCATCATCGCTCTCCAATTGGACTTGGTCCTCTGGTACTACGACATCGACAACCGTATCGCCCAGATCATCACCTTCCTCCTCAAGCGACAGCTTGCGAAGACCATCCAAGTCGTCAGCGCTGCGAGGCAAATCATCATCGAAATCCAACAGGCCGTCGAACAAGGTTAAAGCTCCTGAAACCACGAATTGAATGGAGGATCGGAGTGCCCGTAGTCAGCATGGTCCGAGAACCTAAAACGCGTCTTGTTTTGGCAATCCCCGCAGTCCGGAAACGAGACAATCGGCATTTTTTGCCCAAATCCCACTCCCCAACCCACGCGGATCAACCCACCTGCGCGCCCAGATTCTCATCCCCTGCCTGAGCGAGGCAAGGGAAGTGTAGCACCTAACTGAATGCGAACCCCTCTCCGAATATAATTGGTAAATATTTACGAATAGGAAAAAAATCCGGCGATCCTCGCCCTGCGTCGATACCTCGCCTCAAATACGCGAGACCGTACACACCCCCTCATCCTCCCCAGAATCAAACGCTCTCGCAAAACCCTGCGAAGCGGTATCTCCAAATCATCTCTTTATTGGATTGGATCAATTCAAGGATCGAGCGGCTGGACCGCACGAGGAACTGGAACACGACCGATTGCATCCATGGCTATCACTGCCGCCAGCGAATACTGCCTACCTTAGGTCAGAAAAGAGAACAAGGCATCATTTGCCAGCATTCCTTTTGCAACCTAGAGTGGACTGCTAAAGAGGCGCTACGCCCCTCGCAAGTTCACTCTTACCCATGCGCTGATCGACGGTCGTGTTCTTTGTTTTGCCAACCTAAGATAGGAAAACGGTTGGAGCTTTAGTTGACTCGAACAATTCAGCGGTGGGATCGTTTAGCAGGTCGCTCGAAAAAAGACTTCAGCTAGACGCCTCCACCTCTTGTCGCAACAGCACTCTTATTTTAACTGCACCCTCTGCTCGGTCCAGTGATTGGGTGAAGACTTTATCGGAATGGAGCAAGTCGCGGAAAACCGATCGGCAAACCTTGCCGTAAGCATGATCTGCGATGACTTGCAGGGTAGAATCGATTGGCGAACGAGCCCTACCTCCATCCCCCTTCTCAGGTCCCATCGGAATCTATGAGTCAGTTTCTCTTGCCATGCTCTTGCGGGGCTCAAATACCCGTCAGCCGCTCCCAAGCGGGCATGGCGCTGCAATGTCCCTCTTGCGGGAAATCGATCGACGTCCCGACCATTCGCCATATCGCCGCTCTCCCTCCCGTCGCAACCACTACCGCGACCGCAGATCGCCCAACTACCCCTCCCAGCATCTTGCTGCGAGTCCTCACAGGAATTTTCCTGATTTCTGCGATCGGATTTCTCGGTTACGGTGGACTGATGGCCTACGATCGCTTGACCTTTCCTGTCGATCTGAGCAAGACCGAAGAGGATTACTACGCCGAAGCTCGCAAGGCGGTCGAGAATATGCCCCCCGTCGCCGCATGGGACACCTGGAACGTCATCGCCTACACCGGACTCTCCGAAACCTACACGCCCGACTACTTTCGGATGAAACGGGCGTTCGAACAAGCCGCTCCGTATATGTACACCTACCTCGGAATCGGCGCCTTCAGCTTGGTCGGATTCGTTACCTCCATCCTCCTGGCCCGCCGAAAATAAATCGT includes these proteins:
- a CDS encoding DEAD/DEAH box helicase; amino-acid sequence: MSEWQERAEQAFTKLQLFDRDYGEMLITMTYLFVNASGEIVGELDTPDSEARVYLRLDPTNPVAKCDCGASSPRHYCVHIQVFANELLLDLDDDDSYLSSLIIRKRFNPGSPNLVRFATDPGEKTLALLDSFAKYSIPMLPPSGELPDLEQAPVARRLVWSIETTDGKLKVHPLLQTMKKTGKGFSKGKKLPSRTLKFDHLDILTPLDLKVLRTADESMYDWNPFSLQAISKLVNAPNVEIDERPGKIQNRMFYLSVTEQDDSLSFSLTGETDSLSGMKYYFTPHGLFVYDSYYPMIYVAQLTSSQRDVIEHLLAQPPIPIQYKENLLSRLYALQKNLPVVLPEEIAGPKQRDPGNMLLLLRSRADGQLDFGVRVRTRSGAMTYPGSQPAITSGVLEGKPVQWVRSTDEELQKAEALCASLGIKPSGEAPFTGTISELNDALMFLENLELHRKEIEVLWDNKSAKAPKFIGSISASQLRIDVSSKRNWFGIGGECQVGDENLTLQRLLEKLDGTTNPLLGDYTQIGEGEWVRIEQSLRENLLQLKGACHTDRKSLIMDGSAAPVLESLDGMGIQLKATKAWQECMQKMLRAQQLDPPLPDGFSTLMRDYQTEGFKWMSRLAEWGIGGVLADDMGLGKTIQTLAVLASRAAEGPTLVLAPTSVGFNWIRETKRFAPSLTPIMYRESDRRELLENLKHGDLVVSSYAIALRDGSELAKVQWGTLVMDEAQAIKNARSKTSQTVSTLNAKWTIALTGTPMENHLGELWSLFSVVAPGVLGGWESFRTKYAAPIEKNGCERSKRLLADRLKPFILRRTKEQVLQELPPRTESVLYVDLSPAERSQYELVRRTAIGELQNLVTLPDQKDQRFKILSLLTRLRQFACHPGIVNKKWDRSSAKLDQLCETLTNLREEGHRALVFSQFTEHLGLIRKALDEQGISYEYLDGSTPAAERQRLVDAFQNGNSTAFLISLKAGGTGLNLTAADYVIHMDPWWNPAVEDQATDRAHRFGQDKPVMVYRIVAKDTIEEEILAMHDTKRDLVESVLDGTGAAGKLSTQDLVSLIQGNG
- a CDS encoding acetate/propionate family kinase gives rise to the protein MDDRTSMEPIDHQNVLVLNVGSTSLKYAVVEPLSGNKTQRGLVDRIGQQDGEAPNYEAAIEQMLAQVDFRSIGSIGHRVVHGGSFFPATTRVTSDAIAALRLLDPLAPLHNPPARQVIEWMWNRFPSLPAAMVFDTAYFAKLPEMATRYAVPDNWYREYGIRRYGAHGTSHEFAIQRALETMQRELPTAIGPRRILSLHLGGGSSITASLDGVPIDTSMGFTPLEGIAMGTRSGDIDPGAIFYMQRQPGWNPDKVESALLRDSGMRGLCGDSDMRTIEARADAGDPNATLAIDHYVRRIQKCMGGYAVLMGGIDAIVFTAGIGENSPRIRRSVMDRFRWLGFELDEKQNVAPNWREGIARLTPRNRSQSVFAIRTDEEWAIGRSAMSVGRVT
- a CDS encoding sigma-70 family RNA polymerase sigma factor yields the protein MFDGLLDFDDDLPRSADDLDGLRKLSLEEEGDDLGDTVVDVVVPEDQVQLESDDDLLSGMDEIETWSDDPVRMYLTQMGEIPLLTRQEEIRLAKKIEVTRRRFRTKLLECDYVVQYAFKILKRVHTGELPFDRTVQVSVTDRLEKDQILGRLPHNLKTLDVLLKRNRRDYRNALSKSVPERKRLEAWQSLARRRRKAVRLIEELGLRTQRIEAMISVLERLSQRVDEILHDLATLKSHQVAPSQVAQLKREYRQILVATQETPSSLRNRVAMVKKVFTEYQRAKKQLSEGNLRLVVSIAKKYRNRGLSFLDLIQEGNAGLMRAVDKFEYRRGFKFCTYATWWIRQAITRAVADQSRTIRIPVHMVETMSRVRNVSRQLLQELGREPTLEETARRAETTIEEARRVLAMSRYPISLDRPVGNSEDSQFGDLLPDGTAESPAIGAGQEMLRLRINSVLKTLSYREREIIKLRYGLGDGYSYTLEEVGHIFKVTRERIRQIEAKAVRKLQQPSRSQELVGFLD